Proteins from one Sabethes cyaneus chromosome 2, idSabCyanKW18_F2, whole genome shotgun sequence genomic window:
- the LOC128736647 gene encoding probable ATP-dependent RNA helicase Dbp45A: MAQPTSVKFAQLGLKPWITKQVEKLGLKRPTPIQEACIPSILDGRDCIGAAKTGSGKTFAFALPILQKLSEEPTTNFALVLTPTHELAHQIAEQFLVAGQPMGVKVCVVTGGTDQLLEAQRLQNRPHIVVAMPGRLAAHLSGCNTYSFRAMQFLVVDEADRVLSGNFDEDLEVINRFLPKKRQNLFFSATLKDLSRENSVFPIEEDVFEWSEESSVATVETLDQRYILCADYDRDMVLIETLRKFKDEQEDASVIIFTNSKKDCQVLSMTLNTIGFANVCLHGFLRQKERVAALNRFKSKHVRILIATDVASRGLDIPSVQLVLNHRLPKVPNEYIHRVGRTARAGRKGLAISIFRFPRDLEFLGEIESLINTKLVEHPIDQRLVERIFMQVSVARREAEMNLDNKDFDERQHNYRRKKWIEQGLDPDEMEAKWKQEKQARAAERRERLKKENEERRRIATEQQLPATGDERFKSAIENKKFKKRKFVKTEELDKFVEAKKNRKEKVKTK; the protein is encoded by the exons ATGGCTCAGCCAACTAGTGTAAAGTTTGCTCAACTTGGATTAAAACCATGGATTACAAAACAGGTCGAAAAACTTG GTCTCAAGCGACCGACACCAATCCAGGAAGCTTGTATCCCCAGTATTCTAGATGGTCGCGATTGCATCGGTGCGGCCAAGACCGGGTCCGGTAAAACGTTCGCCTTTGCCTTGCCGATACTGCAAAAGCTAAGCGAAGAACCAACGACCAATTTTGCGCTAGTTTTGACTCCGACGCATGAGCTAGCACATCAGATCGCGGAGCAGTTTTTGGTTGCCGGTCAACCGATGGGTGTCAAAGTGTGTGTGGTGACGGGCGGTACGGATCAGTTGCTGGAAGCGCAGCGGCTACAAAACAGACCACACATTGTGGTAGCCATGCCCGGCCGATTGGCAGCGCATTTGTCCGGCTGCAATACCTACTCGTTCCGAGCAATGCAGTTTCTGGTGGTGGACGAAGCCGATCGTGTGCTAAGTGGGAATTTCGACGAGGATTTGGAAGTTATCAATAG GTTTCTCCCAAAAAAGCGACAGAATTTGTTTTTTTCCGCTACGCTGAAAGACCTGTCACGAGAGAATAGCGTTTTCCCGATTGAAGAAGATGTGTTCGAATGGTCGGAGGAAAGTAGTGTTGCAACTGTTGAAACTCTGGATCAACGGTACATTCTTTGTGCTGACTATGATCGAGACATGGTTTTGATCGAAACCCTACGCAAGTTCAAAGACGAACAAGAAGATGCCAGCGTGATTATTTTCACTAACTCTAAGAAAGATTGTCAGGTTTTATCAATGACGCTAAACACAATcggttttgcaaatgtttgcttGCACGGGTTTCTAAGGCAAAAGGAAAGAGTTGCAGCTTTAAACAGGTTCAAATCGAAACACGTTCGGATCCTCATTGCAACGGATGTAGCGAGCCGCGGTTTGGATATCCCAAGTGTGCAACTTGTTTTGAATCATCGACTACCGAAAGTTCCCAACGAATACATCCATCGTGTTGGTCGTACAGCTCGTGCCGGTCGAAAGGGACTTGCCATCTCTATTTTCCGTTTTCCAAGGGATTTAGAGTTTTTAGGGGAAATCGAATCGCTAATCAATACTAAGCTGGTCGAACATCCGATTGATCAACGGCTGGTTGAGCGCATATTCATGCAAGTTAGTGTGGCCAGACGGGAGGCGGAAATGAATCTGGATAATAAAGATTTCGATGAACGACAACACAACTATCGGCGTAAAAAGTGGATCGAACAAGGTTTGGACCCGGACGAAATGGAAGCAAAGTGGAAACAAGAGAAACAGGCAAGGGCAGCTGAGCGTCGAGAACGACTCAAGAAGGAAAACGAAGAACGAAGGCGAATAGCAACGGAACAACAGTTGCCGGCAACTGGAGATGAACGCTTTAAATCAGCtattgaaaacaaaaagttcaagaagcgaaaatttgtaaaaacagAAGAGCTAGATAAATTTGTTGAAGCAAAGAAAAATcggaaagaaaaagtaaaaactaag
- the LOC128734699 gene encoding 40S ribosomal protein S24: MSTATIRTRRFMTNRLLCRKQMICDVLHPGLASVPKKEIRDKLAAMYKTTPDVVFVFGFRTNFGGGKSTGFGLIYDTLDYAKKFEPKHRLGRHGLFEKKKMTRKQRKERKNRMKKVRGTKKAKVGQAVKK; this comes from the coding sequence ATGTCGACCGCTACAATTCGTACCCGTCGGTTTATGACTAACCGCTTGCTGTGCCGGAAACAAATGATCTGCGATGTCCTGCACCCCGGGCTGGCCTCGGTGCCCAAGAAGGAAATTCGTGACAAGCTGGCCGCTATGTACAAAACTACCCCTGATGTAGTGTTTGTTTTCGGTTTCCGTACCAACTTCGGTGGCGGTAAATCGACCGGATTCGGACTGATCTACGATACGCTGGACTACGCGAAGAAATTCGAACCCAAGCACCGACTGGGTCGCCACGGATTGTTCGAGAAGAAGAAGATGACCCGCAAGCAGCGAAAGGAACGCAAGAACCGTATGAAGAAGGTGCGCGGAACCAAGAAGGCCAAGGTTGGACAGGCCGTCAAGAAGTAA